A window from Pseudomonas moraviensis encodes these proteins:
- a CDS encoding sigma-54 dependent transcriptional regulator has product MSEAPASRRLLVVDPCDDCYRLLPGLRAVGWDVDSCTLENAADRACDVGLLRLQPFHLERPEAVKELISRSGTEWIAVLNQEVLRLQNVGDFVCEWFFDFHTLPFDVSRVQVTLGRAFGMARLRGQGTIHVDQPEHELLGDSKPIRELRKLLSKLAPTESPVLIRGESGTGKELVARTLHRQSQRHSKPFVAINCGAIPEHLIQSELFGHEKGAFTGAHQRKVGRIEAANGGTLFLDEIGDLPLELQANLLRFLQEKHIERVGGSQPIPVDVRVLAATHVDLEAAIEKKRFREDLYYRLNVLQVVTAPLRERHGDLSMLANHFSHFYSHETGRRPRSFSEDALIAMGKHDWPGNVRELANRVRRGLVLAEGRQIEARDLGLISQHSVATPMGTLEDYKTRAERQALCDVLNRHSDNLSVAAKVLGVSRPTFYRLLHKHQIR; this is encoded by the coding sequence ATGAGCGAAGCGCCTGCGTCGAGACGTTTACTGGTGGTCGATCCCTGCGACGACTGTTACCGGCTTTTGCCCGGTTTGCGCGCGGTGGGCTGGGATGTCGACAGTTGTACCTTGGAAAATGCCGCCGATCGCGCCTGTGACGTCGGCCTGCTACGCCTGCAGCCTTTTCATCTGGAACGCCCTGAAGCCGTCAAAGAACTGATCAGCCGCAGCGGCACCGAATGGATCGCCGTGCTCAACCAGGAAGTACTGCGCCTACAAAACGTCGGCGATTTCGTCTGTGAATGGTTCTTCGATTTCCATACCTTGCCCTTCGATGTCTCCCGCGTACAGGTCACCCTGGGTCGCGCCTTCGGCATGGCGCGTCTGCGTGGTCAGGGCACGATTCATGTCGACCAGCCGGAACACGAACTGCTCGGCGACAGCAAACCGATCCGCGAACTGCGCAAGCTGCTGAGCAAACTTGCGCCGACCGAATCGCCGGTGTTGATCCGTGGCGAAAGCGGCACCGGCAAGGAACTGGTGGCGCGCACCCTGCATCGCCAGTCCCAGCGTCACAGCAAACCGTTTGTAGCGATCAACTGCGGGGCCATTCCCGAGCATTTGATCCAGTCCGAGTTGTTCGGCCATGAAAAGGGCGCTTTTACCGGCGCGCATCAGCGCAAGGTGGGGCGCATTGAAGCAGCCAATGGCGGTACGTTGTTTCTTGATGAAATCGGCGATTTGCCGCTGGAGCTGCAGGCCAATCTGCTGCGTTTTCTGCAGGAAAAACACATCGAGCGGGTCGGCGGCAGTCAGCCCATCCCGGTTGATGTGCGAGTGCTGGCGGCGACCCACGTTGACCTGGAAGCGGCGATCGAGAAGAAGCGCTTTCGCGAAGACCTGTATTACCGGCTGAACGTGCTGCAAGTGGTGACCGCACCGCTGCGTGAGCGCCATGGCGACCTGTCGATGCTGGCCAACCACTTTTCGCATTTCTACAGCCATGAAACCGGGCGCCGGCCTCGCAGCTTCAGCGAAGATGCCTTGATTGCCATGGGCAAACATGACTGGCCGGGGAACGTACGGGAACTGGCTAACCGGGTCCGGCGCGGTCTGGTGCTGGCGGAGGGTCGGCAGATCGAGGCGCGGGATCTGGGTTTGATCAGTCAGCACTCGGTCGCTACGCCGATGGGCACGCTGGAGGATTACAAGACCCGGGCGGAACGGCAGGCGTTGTGTGATGTGTTGAATCGGCACAGTGATAATTTAAGTGTGGCCGCGAAAGTCCTCGGAGTTTCACGGCCTACTTTTTATCGGTTGTTGCATAAGCATCAGATTCGTTAA
- the nhaB gene encoding sodium/proton antiporter NhaB: MSGSMAQAFAHNFLGQSPRWYKATIVGFLILNAVVLFTVGPVAAGWLLVIEFIFTLAMALKCYPLMPGGLLLIEALLLKMTTPQALYDELLHNFPVILLLMFMVAGIYFMKDLLLFLFSRLLLGVRSKAILALMFCFLSAFLSAFLDALTVTAVIISAAVGFYSVYHRVASGNDPRQDSEFSDDRHLPTLHHEDLNQFRAFLRSLLMHGAVGTALGGVCTLVGEPQNLLIGHEMGWHFGEFFQKIAPVSLPVLAAGLVTCVLLEKLRWFGYGTLLPDNVRAVLANYAAQDDAERTPRQTAALLVQGAAALILIGCLAFHLAEVGLIGLMVIVLITAFSGITDEHRLGSAFKDAMPFTALLVVFFAVVAVIHDQQLFAPLIQWVLALPVDQQPGMLFIANGLLSAISDNVFVATIYITEVKQAFLAGHMSREHFETLAIAINTGTNLPSVATPNGQAAFLFLLTSAIAPLVRLSYGRMVWMALPYTMVMGLLGWYAVSYWL, from the coding sequence ATGTCCGGTTCAATGGCCCAGGCGTTCGCGCACAACTTCCTCGGGCAGTCGCCACGCTGGTACAAGGCGACCATTGTCGGTTTCCTCATTCTCAATGCCGTGGTGCTGTTCACCGTCGGCCCGGTCGCGGCGGGCTGGCTGTTGGTGATCGAGTTCATCTTCACCCTGGCCATGGCGCTCAAGTGCTATCCGTTGATGCCGGGCGGTCTGTTGTTGATTGAAGCGCTGTTGCTGAAGATGACCACGCCGCAAGCGCTGTATGACGAGTTGCTGCACAACTTTCCGGTGATCCTGCTGCTGATGTTCATGGTGGCCGGTATTTACTTCATGAAGGATCTGCTGCTGTTTCTGTTTTCGCGACTGCTACTGGGCGTGCGCTCGAAAGCCATCCTGGCGTTGATGTTCTGCTTTTTATCGGCATTCCTCTCCGCGTTTCTTGATGCGTTGACCGTGACGGCGGTGATCATCAGTGCGGCGGTGGGTTTTTATTCGGTCTATCACCGGGTCGCCTCGGGCAATGATCCGCGTCAGGACAGCGAGTTCAGTGACGACCGCCACCTGCCGACGCTGCACCACGAAGACCTCAATCAATTTCGCGCTTTCCTGCGCAGTCTGTTGATGCACGGCGCAGTCGGCACAGCGCTCGGTGGCGTCTGCACGTTGGTTGGCGAGCCGCAGAACCTGCTGATCGGCCATGAGATGGGCTGGCATTTTGGCGAGTTCTTCCAGAAGATCGCCCCGGTATCGCTGCCGGTGCTGGCGGCCGGTCTTGTGACCTGTGTGTTGCTGGAAAAACTGCGCTGGTTCGGATATGGCACGCTGCTGCCGGATAACGTGCGCGCCGTGCTGGCCAACTATGCTGCCCAGGACGATGCCGAACGTACGCCCCGGCAGACCGCAGCGCTATTGGTGCAGGGGGCGGCGGCGCTGATTCTGATTGGATGCCTGGCGTTCCATCTCGCCGAAGTCGGGCTCATCGGTTTGATGGTGATTGTCTTGATTACTGCGTTCAGCGGGATCACTGACGAACATCGCTTGGGCAGCGCGTTCAAGGATGCGATGCCGTTTACCGCACTGCTGGTGGTGTTTTTTGCCGTGGTAGCGGTGATTCATGATCAGCAACTGTTCGCCCCGCTGATCCAGTGGGTGCTGGCGTTACCGGTGGATCAACAGCCGGGGATGTTGTTCATCGCCAACGGTCTGCTCTCGGCGATCAGCGACAACGTATTTGTCGCGACCATTTACATTACCGAAGTGAAACAGGCATTTCTTGCCGGGCACATGAGTCGCGAGCATTTCGAGACATTGGCGATTGCGATCAACACCGGGACCAATCTGCCGAGTGTGGCGACGCCGAACGGTCAGGCCGCGTTTTTGTTCCTGCTGACCTCGGCGATCGCCCCGCTGGTGCGTTTGTCTTACGGGCGCATGGTGTGGATGGCCCTGCCCTACACCATGGTGATGGGCTTGCTGGGCTGGTATGCGGTGAGCTACTGGCTGTAA